A part of Melittangium boletus DSM 14713 genomic DNA contains:
- a CDS encoding ABC transporter substrate-binding protein yields the protein MKTLLSFSLLLTLCLAAPAPAAPPAEAPRFLGPKPPATVKRVVTLVPSLTETVLALGAGSTLVGVSRFDEAKEVAGLPRVGGFVNPSVETVLKLKPDLVLVQPGPGNQRPVELMAELGAPVLLLPLHSVADTKAALKAVGAALGKKKEAEALVERIESTRARIREAAKGQKSPRVLLVYGFEPLVVAGPGSFADELLRDAGAINVAADAGSAYAVYSLERAVRARPEVVVDAADVDTGKDKTRALPGLSQARWVDVPSLALLQPGPSLGRGLEELFELLYPAPRSTPVPAPEPAR from the coding sequence ATGAAGACCCTCCTGTCCTTCTCGCTGCTGCTCACGCTGTGCCTCGCCGCTCCCGCGCCCGCCGCCCCGCCCGCGGAGGCGCCGCGCTTCCTGGGACCCAAACCTCCCGCCACGGTGAAGCGCGTGGTGACGCTCGTGCCCTCGCTCACGGAGACGGTGTTGGCGTTGGGGGCGGGGAGCACGCTCGTGGGCGTGTCCCGCTTCGACGAGGCGAAGGAGGTGGCCGGCCTTCCCCGGGTGGGCGGCTTCGTGAACCCGTCCGTCGAGACCGTGCTCAAGCTCAAGCCGGACCTGGTGCTCGTGCAGCCGGGACCGGGCAACCAGCGCCCCGTGGAGCTGATGGCCGAGCTGGGCGCGCCCGTGCTGCTGCTGCCCCTGCACTCGGTGGCGGACACGAAGGCCGCGCTCAAGGCCGTGGGCGCGGCGCTCGGCAAGAAGAAGGAGGCCGAGGCCCTGGTCGAGCGGATTGAGTCCACGCGCGCCCGCATCCGCGAGGCCGCCAAGGGCCAGAAGTCGCCCCGGGTGTTGCTCGTCTATGGCTTCGAGCCCCTGGTGGTCGCCGGGCCGGGCTCCTTCGCGGACGAGCTCCTGCGCGACGCGGGCGCCATCAACGTGGCGGCGGACGCGGGCTCGGCCTATGCCGTCTATTCGCTGGAGCGCGCGGTGCGTGCCCGGCCGGAGGTGGTGGTGGACGCGGCGGACGTGGACACGGGCAAGGACAAGACGCGGGCGCTGCCGGGACTGTCCCAGGCCCGCTGGGTGGACGTGCCCTCCCTGGCGCTCCTGCAGCCGGGTCCCTCGCTTGGACGGGGGCTGGAGGAGCTGTTCGAGCTGCTGTACCCAGCGCCCAGGTCCACTCCGGTGCCCGCTCCGGAGCCCGCGCGCTAG
- a CDS encoding FecCD family ABC transporter permease, which produces MASSAKIFTPARALSLGAVFLGVLVAALLLSVLYGEQFLSPWIVFEEPGSLDAGIFWRMRVPHALLAALVGAGLAASGSTLQGVLRNPLADPFVLGVSGGAALGATLALALGLATVDDVAPGLGGGLSRLSAPALFAFAGAVAAMFFVLAASRGHGGHAPYAALLTGVVFNTFAAAAITLLKALSDPQRLGELLFWLAGTLGYERMGTLALAALLQLAALGVMLALSGRLNLLSLGDEDAASLGVDVARTRKWLLFAASASVAGAVVLSGLIGFVGLIVPHLFRLAFGPDQRLLIPLSALGGAAFLLFADLLARLAPPLFGGDLPVGVVTAVLGGPLFLALLYRRGRLPVG; this is translated from the coding sequence ATGGCCTCCTCGGCGAAAATCTTCACGCCCGCTCGGGCTTTGTCGCTCGGGGCGGTGTTCCTCGGGGTGCTCGTCGCCGCGTTGTTGCTGTCCGTCCTGTACGGCGAGCAGTTCCTGTCGCCGTGGATCGTCTTCGAGGAGCCCGGCTCCCTGGACGCGGGCATCTTCTGGAGGATGCGCGTGCCCCATGCGCTCCTGGCGGCCCTGGTGGGCGCGGGACTCGCCGCCTCGGGCTCGACGTTGCAGGGCGTGCTGCGCAATCCGCTCGCGGACCCCTTCGTGCTGGGCGTCTCCGGAGGGGCCGCGCTGGGCGCCACCCTGGCGCTCGCCCTGGGACTCGCCACCGTGGACGACGTGGCGCCGGGGCTCGGCGGGGGACTGTCGCGACTGTCCGCGCCCGCGCTGTTCGCCTTCGCGGGGGCCGTGGCGGCCATGTTCTTCGTGCTCGCCGCGAGCCGGGGCCATGGGGGCCACGCGCCCTACGCCGCGCTCCTCACCGGCGTCGTCTTCAACACCTTCGCCGCCGCGGCCATCACCCTCCTCAAGGCGCTGTCGGATCCGCAGCGGCTGGGGGAGCTGCTCTTCTGGCTCGCCGGAACGCTCGGCTACGAGCGCATGGGGACGCTCGCCCTGGCGGCGCTGCTGCAACTGGCGGCGCTGGGGGTGATGCTCGCGCTGTCGGGGCGGCTCAACCTGCTGTCCCTGGGGGACGAGGACGCGGCGTCGCTCGGCGTGGACGTGGCGCGCACGCGCAAGTGGTTGCTGTTCGCCGCGAGCGCCAGCGTGGCGGGGGCCGTGGTGCTCTCGGGGCTCATCGGCTTCGTGGGGCTCATCGTCCCGCACCTGTTCCGGCTCGCCTTCGGGCCGGACCAACGCCTGCTCATTCCGCTGTCGGCGCTGGGCGGGGCGGCGTTCCTGCTGTTCGCGGACCTGCTGGCGCGGCTGGCTCCGCCGCTGTTCGGTGGAGACCTTCCCGTGGGCGTGGTGACGGCCGTGCTCGGTGGGCCACTGTTCCTCGCGCTCCTGTACCGGCGTGGGCGGCTCCCGGTGGGTTGA
- a CDS encoding RiPP maturation radical SAM C-methyltransferase, which produces MRNSQVVLVSMPWAFLEMPSIALGLLSGVLQRAGVTPVARSFNLVFMEWLRRHLPEGDEALSLADYRAISSAASAGLGDWIFSVPPFREPDAGGDARYLERLARDEVLPARLLSRLEALRAQVPGFIDACVDALLRHTPAMVGFSTTFNQNVPSLLLARRLKERAPQVRVVFGGANCDGPMGRGLLEAFDCVDVVVQGEAEGVIVGLVEDILAGRPVTPRHGVLVRGAAEPVGAPPPVRMDDVPVPDYGFFFEELERTGFRRELITNVKLPVETARGCWWGQKQHCTFCGLNGSSMAFRSKSVDRALRDFEELAARHRWLDFVAVDNIIDLAYLRELLPRLEARGLDLRVFYETKANLTRQQVRDMRAAGIHRIQPGIESLSTPILKLMRKGVTAWQNVRLLKWCAQFDVRVSWNILYGFPEEPAGEYPRMAAAVRSLTHLEPPHLSRLHVQRFSPYHQTPERFGLRLEGPLFHYGHVYPQRGARLEAIAYDFEYAYLDGREPESYVGELRRAVQQWGAVHERDRGRLTWRQGPGFVRIVDERESVGYASYLLEGAQAEAYLACDEGLTAARVHQLLHDQGHTGLGQDEVETFLRELTEAGLLYEADQRFVSLALRARPEMLG; this is translated from the coding sequence ATGCGGAACAGTCAAGTCGTGTTGGTGTCGATGCCCTGGGCCTTCCTGGAGATGCCATCCATTGCGCTGGGATTGTTGTCTGGCGTGCTCCAGCGGGCGGGGGTGACCCCGGTGGCACGCTCGTTCAATCTCGTGTTCATGGAGTGGTTGCGACGCCACCTTCCCGAGGGAGACGAGGCGCTGAGCCTGGCGGACTACCGGGCCATCTCCAGTGCGGCCTCGGCGGGGTTGGGCGATTGGATTTTCTCGGTTCCGCCGTTTCGCGAGCCGGATGCCGGAGGAGACGCGCGCTACCTGGAGCGGCTCGCTCGGGACGAAGTGCTGCCCGCGCGGCTCCTGTCTCGTTTGGAGGCATTGCGCGCGCAGGTTCCCGGTTTCATCGACGCATGCGTGGACGCGCTGCTGCGTCATACGCCCGCGATGGTGGGGTTCAGCACGACCTTCAACCAGAACGTGCCTTCGTTGCTGCTCGCGCGGCGGCTCAAGGAGCGCGCTCCCCAGGTGCGAGTGGTTTTCGGCGGAGCGAACTGTGATGGGCCCATGGGCCGGGGGCTCCTGGAGGCCTTCGATTGCGTGGACGTCGTCGTGCAGGGCGAGGCGGAGGGCGTCATCGTCGGCCTGGTGGAGGACATCCTCGCGGGCCGGCCCGTCACGCCGCGTCATGGGGTGTTGGTGCGTGGCGCCGCCGAGCCCGTGGGCGCGCCGCCCCCGGTGCGGATGGACGATGTGCCGGTGCCCGACTACGGCTTCTTCTTCGAGGAGCTGGAGCGGACGGGGTTCCGGCGGGAACTCATCACGAACGTGAAGCTGCCGGTGGAGACGGCGCGTGGCTGCTGGTGGGGCCAGAAGCAGCACTGCACGTTCTGTGGGCTCAATGGCTCGAGCATGGCGTTTCGCAGCAAGTCGGTGGACCGCGCGCTGAGGGATTTCGAGGAGCTGGCGGCGCGCCACCGATGGTTGGATTTCGTCGCCGTGGACAACATCATCGACCTGGCCTACCTGCGCGAGCTGCTGCCGCGCCTGGAGGCGCGGGGCCTGGACCTGCGCGTCTTCTACGAGACGAAGGCGAACCTGACGCGCCAGCAGGTGCGTGACATGCGCGCCGCGGGAATTCATCGCATCCAGCCCGGCATCGAGAGCCTGTCCACGCCCATCCTCAAGCTGATGCGCAAGGGCGTGACGGCGTGGCAGAACGTGCGGCTGCTCAAGTGGTGCGCGCAGTTCGACGTCCGGGTGAGTTGGAACATCCTCTATGGCTTTCCCGAGGAGCCCGCCGGGGAGTATCCGCGCATGGCCGCCGCCGTGCGCTCGCTCACGCACCTGGAGCCGCCGCACCTGTCGCGCCTGCACGTGCAGCGCTTCAGTCCCTACCACCAGACCCCCGAGCGGTTCGGTCTGAGATTGGAGGGGCCGCTCTTTCACTACGGCCATGTCTATCCGCAGCGGGGAGCGCGGTTGGAGGCGATCGCCTATGACTTCGAGTACGCGTATCTGGATGGGCGGGAGCCGGAGTCCTACGTGGGCGAGTTGCGGCGGGCCGTCCAGCAATGGGGCGCGGTGCACGAGCGGGACCGGGGCCGGCTCACCTGGAGGCAGGGGCCCGGTTTCGTGCGCATCGTGGATGAGCGCGAGTCCGTGGGGTACGCGAGCTACTTGTTGGAGGGCGCGCAGGCGGAGGCGTACCTGGCCTGCGACGAGGGCCTCACCGCGGCGCGCGTGCACCAGCTGCTGCACGACCAGGGACACACGGGCCTGGGTCAGGACGAGGTCGAGACGTTCCTG